The proteins below come from a single Salinilacihabitans rarus genomic window:
- a CDS encoding DUF6920 family protein — MSNLLKRRWPTAAVALAALGGAAAAAGARRARRFEAEIDGHVDALRAAAAAGSTDADADPSTLPAPVERYLGTVLGDGPTAGRARLVRLRQRGEFRLGGPDAPWRPLRATQHVAVDPPGFVWDATIDVFPLLPARVVDLYANGEGILRAKLRSAVTVADAGPSPEMNEGELTRYLAEAVWYPDALLDRAVEWEAIDDRSARATLEHRGVTASLVFHVDDRGLVTRVTADRYRQEDDAYAPWTGRFRDYAERDGLLVPLEADVEWNLPEGDLPYWRARVTSIERLTDGDVGGRG, encoded by the coding sequence ATGAGCAACCTCCTCAAACGCCGGTGGCCGACGGCGGCCGTCGCGCTCGCGGCGCTCGGCGGCGCCGCGGCCGCGGCCGGCGCGAGGCGCGCGCGCCGCTTCGAGGCCGAGATCGACGGCCACGTGGACGCCCTCCGTGCGGCCGCCGCGGCGGGGTCGACGGACGCGGACGCGGACCCGTCGACTCTCCCGGCGCCCGTCGAGCGGTACCTCGGGACCGTCCTCGGGGACGGGCCGACCGCCGGTCGCGCCCGGCTGGTCCGCCTGCGCCAGCGCGGCGAGTTCCGCCTCGGCGGGCCGGACGCCCCGTGGCGGCCGCTGCGGGCGACCCAGCACGTCGCGGTCGACCCGCCCGGCTTCGTCTGGGACGCGACGATCGACGTCTTCCCGCTGCTCCCGGCCCGCGTCGTCGACCTGTACGCGAACGGGGAGGGGATCCTGCGGGCGAAACTCCGCTCGGCGGTCACGGTGGCGGACGCCGGCCCCTCCCCGGAGATGAACGAGGGGGAACTGACGCGGTACCTCGCCGAGGCCGTCTGGTACCCCGACGCGCTGCTCGACCGGGCCGTCGAGTGGGAGGCGATCGACGACCGCTCGGCGAGGGCGACGCTCGAACACCGCGGCGTGACCGCCTCGCTCGTCTTCCACGTCGACGACCGGGGGCTGGTGACGCGGGTGACGGCCGACCGGTACCGGCAGGAGGACGACGCCTACGCCCCCTGGACGGGGCGCTTCCGGGACTACGCGGAGCGAGACGGCCTGCTGGTTCCGCTCGAAGCCGACGTCGAGTGGAACCTGCCGGAGGGGGACCTGCCCTACTGGCGAGCGCGCGTGACGTCGATCGAGCGCCTGACGGACGGGGACGTCGGCGGGCGGGGCTGA
- a CDS encoding type II CAAX endopeptidase family protein: MTRTDNWIADHRLLSFFALAYAISWSLNGIVIVLEMDPSWTRWIVSGFLSALGPAIAAAVVLVAAGDGLREWARGIVRWRVHPKWYAAAIGVPAAITLAAAAVAQFAGGPVDFGTFSPDVVTLGIGLVLATFLGGGQEELGWRGFAQPELQARLGATPAAVVVGILWGLWHLPLFFDPTTIHSQWSLPSQLAYFVGITGFSVLLAWVYNGSGGSILLAMLMHGAENALGSLAPVQFEEIVAGDVVDWEALTVLNVSHTLITVALALAVVAVVGRGLHASRVGRPTPDGGRSDGR, from the coding sequence GTGACCCGAACCGACAACTGGATCGCCGACCACCGGCTCCTGTCGTTTTTCGCCCTCGCGTACGCGATCTCGTGGTCGCTGAACGGCATCGTCATCGTCCTGGAGATGGACCCCTCGTGGACGCGCTGGATCGTCAGCGGCTTCCTCAGCGCGCTCGGGCCGGCGATCGCCGCCGCCGTCGTCCTCGTCGCCGCTGGCGACGGCCTCCGCGAGTGGGCGCGGGGGATCGTCCGCTGGCGGGTCCACCCGAAGTGGTACGCCGCGGCGATCGGCGTCCCGGCCGCGATCACGCTCGCGGCGGCGGCCGTCGCCCAGTTCGCGGGCGGACCCGTCGACTTCGGGACGTTCTCGCCCGACGTCGTCACTCTCGGGATCGGCCTCGTCCTCGCGACGTTCCTCGGCGGCGGGCAGGAGGAACTCGGCTGGCGCGGCTTCGCCCAGCCCGAACTGCAGGCGCGGCTGGGCGCGACGCCCGCGGCGGTCGTCGTCGGGATCCTGTGGGGGCTCTGGCACCTGCCGCTGTTCTTCGATCCGACGACGATCCACTCCCAGTGGTCGTTGCCGTCGCAACTCGCGTACTTCGTCGGGATCACGGGCTTCTCGGTGCTACTCGCGTGGGTCTACAACGGCTCGGGCGGGAGCATCCTGCTGGCGATGCTGATGCACGGCGCCGAGAACGCCCTCGGCTCGCTCGCGCCGGTGCAGTTCGAGGAGATCGTCGCCGGCGACGTCGTCGACTGGGAGGCGCTGACCGTGCTGAACGTCTCGCACACCCTGATCACGGTGGCGCTGGCGCTCGCGGTCGTCGCGGTCGTCGGCCGGGGCCTCCACGCCTCGCGCGTCGGCCGGCCGACCCCGGACGGCGGGCGGTCCGACGGCCGGTGA
- the mutL gene encoding DNA mismatch repair endonuclease MutL, with protein sequence MTDDTDIRPLDEDTVARIAAGEVVERPASAVKELVENALDADASRIDVAVEAGGTELIRVADDGHGMTEADARAAVRQHTTSKIDGLEDIESGVATLGFRGEALHTIGSVSRLTVETRPRGSAEAGTKLVYEGGEVTGVEPTGCPEGTAVTVEDLFYNTPARRKFLKTTATEFAHVNRVVTRYALANPDVAVSLSHDGREVFATTGQGDLQAAVLAVYGREVAASMIPVDAGPDDLPPGPVESVSGLVSHPETNRSTREYLATYVNGRAVTAPAIREGIMGAYGTQLGGDRYPFVVCFLDVPGDAVDVNVHPRKREVRFDDDDAVRRQVDAAVEAALLDHGLLRSRAPRGRSAPDEASVEPETPAGARDTATASAEADSRNPTPEPTGTNRPDGVTDGESTGERASGTSAGADAEPDGTASAGSATAPTPERAPSADAPGTSEPRSDPSDRHPSARGREASADPGRRERERDAADRARKFAEATEQRTLDGEVATGDATFDSLPPLRVLGQLHDTYLVCETPDGLALIDQHAADERVNYERLREAFAADATAQALAEPVEIELTAAEAEAFAGYREALERLGFYADRVDDRTVAVTTVPAVIEATLEPDRLRDVLSSFVEGDREAGAETVEALADEFLGDLACYPSITGNTSLTEGSVVDLLAALDDCENPYACPHGRPVIVRIDEDEIEDRFERDYPGHAG encoded by the coding sequence ATGACAGACGACACCGACATCCGTCCGCTCGACGAGGACACCGTCGCCCGCATCGCCGCCGGCGAGGTGGTCGAGCGGCCCGCCAGCGCCGTCAAGGAACTCGTCGAGAACGCCCTCGACGCCGACGCCTCGCGGATCGACGTGGCCGTCGAGGCCGGCGGCACGGAACTGATCCGGGTCGCCGACGACGGCCACGGGATGACCGAGGCCGACGCTCGCGCGGCGGTCCGCCAGCACACGACGAGCAAGATCGACGGCCTCGAAGACATCGAGTCCGGCGTCGCCACCCTCGGCTTCCGGGGGGAGGCCCTGCACACCATCGGCTCGGTCTCGCGGCTGACGGTCGAGACGCGCCCCCGCGGGAGCGCCGAGGCGGGAACGAAACTCGTCTACGAGGGCGGCGAGGTGACGGGCGTCGAACCGACGGGCTGTCCCGAGGGGACGGCCGTCACGGTCGAGGACCTCTTCTACAACACGCCCGCGCGCCGGAAGTTCCTCAAGACGACCGCGACGGAGTTCGCCCACGTCAACCGGGTCGTCACCCGCTACGCGCTGGCGAACCCGGACGTGGCCGTCTCGCTCTCCCACGACGGCCGCGAGGTGTTCGCGACGACCGGTCAGGGCGACCTGCAGGCGGCCGTCCTCGCGGTGTACGGCCGCGAGGTCGCCGCGTCGATGATCCCCGTCGACGCCGGACCCGACGACCTCCCGCCGGGTCCCGTCGAGTCCGTCTCGGGGCTCGTCTCCCACCCGGAGACGAACCGTTCGACCCGCGAGTACCTCGCGACGTACGTCAACGGCCGCGCGGTGACGGCGCCAGCCATCCGCGAGGGGATCATGGGCGCCTACGGCACGCAACTCGGCGGCGACCGCTACCCGTTCGTCGTCTGCTTCCTCGACGTCCCCGGGGACGCCGTCGACGTGAACGTCCACCCGCGAAAGCGCGAGGTCCGCTTCGACGACGACGACGCCGTCCGCCGGCAGGTCGACGCCGCCGTCGAGGCCGCGCTGCTTGACCACGGCCTGCTGCGCTCGCGGGCCCCGCGCGGGCGGTCGGCGCCCGACGAGGCGAGCGTCGAACCCGAGACGCCGGCCGGGGCGAGGGACACGGCGACGGCGAGTGCCGAGGCCGACTCGCGGAACCCGACCCCCGAACCGACGGGGACGAATCGCCCCGACGGCGTGACGGACGGCGAGTCGACCGGCGAGCGTGCGTCGGGGACGAGCGCCGGCGCCGACGCCGAACCCGACGGGACGGCGAGCGCTGGCTCGGCTACCGCCCCCACACCCGAACGAGCGCCGTCGGCCGACGCCCCCGGGACGAGCGAACCCCGTTCGGACCCGTCCGACCGGCACCCGTCCGCGCGAGGTCGCGAAGCCAGCGCGGACCCGGGCCGCCGGGAGCGCGAACGGGACGCCGCCGACCGGGCCCGCAAGTTCGCCGAGGCGACCGAACAGCGGACCCTCGACGGCGAGGTCGCGACCGGCGACGCGACGTTCGACTCGCTGCCGCCGCTTCGGGTGCTCGGCCAGTTGCACGACACGTACCTCGTCTGCGAGACGCCCGACGGCCTCGCGCTGATCGACCAGCACGCCGCCGACGAGCGGGTCAACTACGAGCGCCTGCGCGAGGCGTTCGCCGCGGACGCGACCGCGCAGGCGCTGGCCGAACCCGTCGAAATCGAACTCACCGCGGCCGAGGCGGAGGCGTTCGCGGGCTACCGCGAGGCGCTCGAACGCCTCGGCTTCTACGCCGACCGCGTCGACGACCGGACGGTGGCGGTGACGACCGTACCGGCGGTGATAGAAGCGACGCTCGAACCGGACCGCCTGCGGGACGTCCTCTCGTCGTTCGTCGAGGGCGACCGAGAGGCCGGCGCCGAGACGGTCGAGGCGCTGGCCGACGAGTTCCTCGGCGACCTCGCCTGCTACCCGTCGATCACGGGCAACACGTCGCTGACCGAGGGCTCCGTGGTCGACCTGCTCGCGGCGCTGGACGACTGCGAGAACCCCTACGCCTGCCCGCACGGCCGGCCCGTGATCGTCCGCATCGACGAGGACGAGATCGAGGACCGCTTCGAGCGCGACTACCCGGGCCACGCCGGGTGA
- a CDS encoding RNA 3'-terminal phosphate cyclase has product MRELDGADAGGQFLRTALALAALEDETVRIENVRGGRETSGLRPQHLAAVETLAAIRDADVAARQAGGALERLAPADRGLEVAERVETTAASDCPGSAVVLRVDHGSGVAGFSALGEPGKPAERVGEAAADAADRFLAGDAPVDRHAADQLLPLLALAGGRVRIPAVTGHVETGLALLETLGYEIGLEAGDADGGAVVAAEPRTRP; this is encoded by the coding sequence ATGCGCGAACTCGACGGCGCCGACGCCGGCGGGCAGTTCCTGCGAACCGCGCTGGCGCTCGCGGCGCTCGAAGACGAGACGGTCCGGATCGAGAACGTCCGCGGCGGGCGGGAGACGTCCGGCCTCCGACCCCAGCACCTCGCGGCGGTCGAGACGCTGGCCGCGATCCGCGACGCCGACGTCGCGGCCAGACAGGCCGGGGGCGCGCTCGAACGGCTCGCCCCCGCCGACCGCGGTCTCGAAGTGGCCGAGCGCGTCGAGACGACGGCCGCGAGCGACTGTCCCGGCTCCGCCGTCGTCCTCCGGGTCGACCACGGGAGCGGCGTCGCCGGCTTCTCGGCGCTGGGCGAACCCGGGAAACCCGCCGAGCGCGTCGGCGAGGCGGCCGCCGACGCCGCGGACCGGTTCCTCGCGGGCGACGCGCCGGTCGACCGACACGCGGCCGACCAGTTGCTCCCGCTGCTCGCGCTCGCCGGCGGGCGCGTCCGGATACCCGCGGTGACCGGCCACGTCGAGACGGGGCTCGCGCTGCTCGAAACGCTCGGGTACGAGATCGGCCTCGAAGCGGGCGACGCGGACGGGGGAGCGGTCGTCGCGGCCGAGCCGCGAACCCGCCCGTGA
- the kdgK1 gene encoding bifunctional 2-dehydro-3-deoxygluconokinase/2-dehydro-3-deoxygalactonokinase, giving the protein MSDLVTFGETMLRLSPPGNERLEAATEFEVRAAGAESNVAIAAERLGAVSTWTSKLPNSPLGRRVASELRGYGIETEIVWSDEGRQGTYYLEHAGKPRGTNVVYDRANAAITTAEAGEFDLGLIEDARVFFTTGITPALSSTLRETTLAMLKAAKRGGTTTAFDLNYRRKLWTPEQAKETLTKLFPGIDVLVIAARDARTVLGYEGEPERLAHQLASQFDFRTVIVTRGERGALAWHDNVVHEHDAYETETVDPIGTGDAFTGAFIARRLAGEGVPKALEYAAATAALKRTIPGDVALVTKAEVDAVVSERSTEISR; this is encoded by the coding sequence ATGAGCGACCTCGTCACGTTCGGCGAGACGATGCTGCGCCTCTCGCCGCCGGGGAACGAGCGCCTCGAAGCGGCCACCGAGTTCGAGGTTCGTGCGGCCGGCGCAGAGAGCAACGTCGCCATCGCCGCCGAGCGCCTCGGCGCGGTGTCGACGTGGACCTCGAAACTGCCGAACTCGCCGCTTGGCCGGCGGGTCGCGAGCGAACTTCGCGGGTACGGCATCGAGACGGAGATCGTCTGGAGCGACGAGGGCCGTCAGGGGACCTACTACCTCGAACACGCGGGCAAACCCCGCGGGACGAACGTCGTCTACGACCGCGCGAACGCCGCGATCACGACCGCCGAGGCCGGCGAGTTCGACCTCGGGCTGATCGAGGACGCGCGCGTCTTCTTCACGACGGGGATCACGCCGGCGCTGTCGTCGACGCTTCGCGAGACGACGCTGGCGATGCTCAAGGCCGCCAAACGCGGCGGGACGACGACCGCGTTCGACCTCAACTACCGCCGGAAGCTCTGGACGCCGGAGCAGGCAAAGGAGACGCTCACGAAGCTGTTCCCGGGGATCGACGTGCTCGTCATCGCCGCCCGCGACGCCCGGACGGTGCTCGGCTACGAGGGCGAACCCGAACGGCTCGCCCACCAACTCGCCTCGCAGTTCGACTTCCGGACCGTGATCGTCACCCGGGGCGAGCGCGGCGCGCTCGCCTGGCACGACAACGTCGTCCACGAGCACGACGCCTACGAGACCGAGACGGTCGACCCCATCGGCACCGGCGACGCCTTCACCGGCGCGTTCATCGCCCGTCGACTCGCCGGCGAGGGCGTCCCGAAGGCGCTCGAGTACGCCGCCGCGACCGCCGCGCTCAAGCGGACCATCCCCGGCGACGTCGCCCTCGTCACCAAAGCGGAGGTCGACGCCGTCGTCTCCGAGCGGAGCACGGAAATCTCGCGGTGA
- a CDS encoding GNAT family N-acetyltransferase, translating into MTRPIRPATTDDAASIRDVARESWHAAYDAFLGEETVEETIDEWYARDQLRESIADDGARVFVAEGASTLVGFVHAGPAREEPSVAHLVRLYVRPGMWGEGVGSALLERAETALREDGYDRLRLVVLADNEVGVSFYESRGFERIEARESGLREDLEEYVYEKGL; encoded by the coding sequence ATGACGCGACCGATCCGTCCCGCGACGACCGACGACGCGGCGTCGATCCGCGACGTCGCCCGCGAGAGCTGGCACGCCGCCTACGACGCGTTCCTGGGCGAGGAGACGGTCGAGGAGACGATCGACGAGTGGTACGCCCGCGACCAGTTGCGCGAGTCGATCGCGGACGACGGCGCCCGCGTCTTCGTCGCGGAGGGAGCGTCGACCCTCGTCGGCTTCGTCCACGCCGGCCCCGCACGCGAGGAGCCGTCGGTCGCCCACCTCGTCCGCCTCTACGTCCGGCCCGGGATGTGGGGCGAGGGCGTCGGGAGCGCGCTGCTCGAACGCGCCGAGACGGCCCTGCGCGAGGACGGGTACGACCGGCTCCGGCTGGTCGTCCTCGCGGACAACGAGGTCGGCGTCTCCTTCTACGAGTCGCGGGGGTTCGAGCGGATCGAGGCGCGCGAGAGCGGACTGCGGGAAGACCTCGAAGAGTACGTCTACGAGAAGGGGCTGTGA
- a CDS encoding RNB domain-containing ribonuclease, translating to MSDDAQAQADAGTAEGQGPVQISEDLARHLENKREELFEKFEIRDEFPPEVIEEAEARTGDVQSEITAEIDEREDLRHLTTWTIDPVDAQDFDDALSIEKREDGYVLWVHIADVTHYVHPESAMWAEAVERGNTVYLPGYTIHMLPPVLAESVCSLVPNEERFAHTVEMHLDEETLSYESIDIYKSVIESDERLTYSQAEQRLDDPDAPLHEGISLVYDLADRMHEQRKEDGSLVLNPSRDRAHTIIEECMLKANKAVTHELMWNRGVEAMYRVHPQPTPDEWSKALQEIQELDGVSIPGDTWDDPRKAVNATLETAPGRQLDKIQWAVMKVMPRAKYMNDPFGGHHALNFEIYGHFTSPIRRLSDLINHWIVYRNDVPENLVALCDRASDKQKAAEQCEREYKQFLQEVGLDPMAVNNRGIDVVEDEEAERTL from the coding sequence ATGAGCGACGACGCACAGGCGCAGGCCGACGCCGGGACGGCCGAGGGCCAGGGCCCCGTCCAGATTTCTGAGGACCTCGCGCGCCACCTCGAGAACAAGCGCGAGGAACTGTTCGAGAAGTTCGAGATTCGCGACGAGTTTCCCCCCGAGGTGATCGAGGAGGCGGAGGCGCGAACGGGGGACGTTCAGTCGGAGATCACCGCCGAGATCGACGAGCGCGAGGACCTGCGGCACCTGACGACGTGGACGATCGACCCCGTCGACGCCCAGGACTTCGACGACGCGCTCTCGATCGAGAAGCGCGAGGACGGCTACGTCCTCTGGGTCCACATCGCCGACGTCACCCACTACGTCCACCCCGAGTCGGCGATGTGGGCCGAGGCCGTCGAGCGCGGCAACACCGTCTACCTGCCCGGGTACACCATCCACATGCTCCCGCCGGTGCTGGCCGAGTCGGTCTGTTCGCTGGTCCCCAACGAGGAGCGGTTCGCCCACACCGTCGAGATGCACCTCGACGAGGAGACCCTCTCCTACGAGTCGATCGACATCTACAAGTCCGTCATCGAGTCCGACGAGCGACTCACCTACTCGCAGGCCGAACAACGCCTCGACGACCCCGACGCGCCGCTGCACGAGGGGATCTCGCTCGTCTACGACCTCGCAGACCGGATGCACGAACAGCGCAAGGAGGACGGCTCGCTCGTGCTCAACCCGAGTCGCGACCGCGCGCACACGATCATCGAGGAGTGCATGCTGAAGGCCAACAAGGCCGTCACGCACGAACTCATGTGGAATCGCGGCGTCGAGGCGATGTACCGCGTCCACCCCCAGCCCACCCCCGACGAGTGGTCGAAGGCCCTCCAGGAGATTCAGGAACTCGACGGCGTCTCGATCCCCGGCGACACGTGGGACGACCCCCGGAAGGCGGTGAACGCGACGCTGGAGACCGCCCCCGGCCGGCAACTCGACAAGATCCAGTGGGCCGTGATGAAGGTGATGCCCCGCGCGAAGTACATGAACGACCCCTTCGGCGGCCACCACGCGCTGAACTTCGAGATCTACGGCCACTTCACGAGCCCCATCCGCAGGCTCAGCGACCTGATCAACCACTGGATCGTCTACCGGAACGACGTCCCGGAGAACCTCGTCGCGCTCTGTGACCGCGCCAGCGACAAGCAGAAGGCCGCCGAGCAGTGCGAACGCGAGTACAAGCAGTTCCTCCAGGAGGTCGGCCTCGATCCGATGGCGGTCAACAACCGCGGTATCGACGTGGTCGAAGACGAAGAAGCCGAGCGCACGTTGTAA
- a CDS encoding DUF7562 family protein, whose translation MWPSRWRAETVTCIACGETVARDDAREYDKHGDRWDRDGKEFEYLCKPCDNDLCHQSRDELEDLLIELGAGERSQAEFLSWYLATVEERYGPLEES comes from the coding sequence ATGTGGCCCTCCCGGTGGCGGGCGGAGACGGTGACGTGCATCGCCTGCGGGGAGACCGTCGCCAGAGACGACGCCCGCGAGTACGACAAGCACGGCGACCGCTGGGACCGCGACGGCAAGGAGTTCGAGTACCTCTGCAAGCCCTGCGACAACGACCTCTGTCACCAGTCGCGGGACGAACTCGAAGACCTGCTGATCGAACTCGGAGCGGGCGAGCGCTCGCAGGCGGAGTTCCTCTCGTGGTACCTCGCGACCGTCGAGGAGCGCTACGGGCCCCTCGAGGAGTCGTGA
- a CDS encoding RNA-binding protein, with amino-acid sequence MQVKSRHHLRSDAVADLEDAAETQLGVSLDGDAYERVEFEDSDREVVLVDGQPQVAYFDEGPFLTVRGANAYDPERRVVTVDAGAVSFVSDGADVMRPGITEADEGIEAGDLVLVAEESHGKVLAVGRARVDGPEMLGDEGKVVDSLHHVGDELFGFTG; translated from the coding sequence ATGCAGGTCAAGTCCCGACACCACCTCCGGAGCGACGCCGTCGCGGACCTCGAGGACGCCGCCGAAACGCAACTCGGCGTCTCGCTCGACGGGGACGCCTACGAACGCGTCGAGTTCGAGGACAGCGACCGCGAGGTGGTCCTCGTCGACGGTCAGCCGCAGGTGGCCTACTTCGACGAGGGGCCGTTTCTCACCGTCCGCGGCGCGAACGCCTACGACCCCGAGCGGCGGGTCGTCACCGTCGACGCCGGCGCCGTCTCGTTCGTCAGCGACGGCGCCGACGTGATGCGCCCCGGGATCACCGAGGCCGACGAGGGCATCGAGGCGGGCGACCTCGTGCTCGTCGCCGAGGAGTCCCACGGGAAGGTGCTCGCGGTCGGCCGCGCCCGCGTCGACGGCCCGGAGATGCTTGGCGACGAGGGGAAGGTCGTCGACTCGCTGCACCACGTCGGCGACGAACTGTTCGGCTTTACCGGCTGA
- a CDS encoding DUF1028 domain-containing protein, translating into MTFSICVRERYEDGNGDERRRFGVAVTTRLPGVGTLCPFASENGAVATQSLVNVDLGRRGIRYVDEGLAVEDALEALLAADDGASQRQLHGVDADGTFAFSGEECKDWYGHVEGETFTVAGNLLTGESVIEATAATYREGDRDEPLAKRLIDALEAGHAEGGDRREELPIQSAALLVRTTEEYELTPFTHDLRVDATETPIADLRETYDLAQRGYEDAMARYEEAYEEDSMDAAED; encoded by the coding sequence GTGACCTTCAGCATCTGCGTCCGCGAACGGTACGAGGACGGGAACGGCGACGAACGGCGACGCTTCGGCGTCGCGGTCACGACCCGCCTGCCGGGCGTCGGCACCCTCTGTCCGTTCGCCAGCGAGAACGGCGCGGTGGCGACCCAGAGCCTCGTGAACGTCGACCTCGGCCGGCGCGGGATCCGGTACGTCGACGAGGGACTCGCCGTCGAGGACGCCCTCGAGGCGCTGCTCGCCGCCGACGACGGCGCGTCCCAGCGCCAGTTACACGGCGTCGACGCCGACGGCACCTTCGCGTTCTCCGGCGAGGAGTGCAAGGACTGGTACGGCCACGTCGAGGGCGAGACCTTCACCGTCGCGGGCAACCTCCTGACCGGCGAGTCGGTGATCGAGGCGACCGCGGCGACCTACCGCGAGGGCGACCGGGACGAACCGCTCGCGAAGCGCCTGATCGACGCACTGGAGGCGGGCCACGCCGAGGGCGGCGACAGGCGCGAGGAACTCCCGATCCAGAGCGCCGCGTTGCTCGTGCGGACGACCGAGGAGTACGAACTGACGCCGTTCACCCACGACCTGCGCGTCGACGCGACGGAGACGCCGATCGCGGACCTGCGCGAGACCTACGACCTCGCACAGCGGGGCTACGAGGACGCGATGGCGCGGTACGAGGAGGCCTACGAGGAGGACTCGATGGACGCGGCGGAGGACTGA
- a CDS encoding S8 family peptidase, with protein MGHVVGVVADGGLGDVRAAAESVRRELDFGSIGKAVAGRFSEAAIEALENNPNVRYVEENGTMEALAQSTPYGIETVRADVAHDGGYTGDGADVAVIDTGIDEDHPDLEANLGAGADFTGTGSWDDDNGHGTHCAGTVAAVDNNEGVVGVAPEATLHAAKVLDSQGSGYYDDIAAGIEWTADQGYDVGSMSLGGSASSVVEDAVQYADSEGVLLVAAAGNDGPCSDCVSHPAAYPEVVAVSATDENDDLASFSSTGPEIEIAAPGAGVYSTYNDGGYNTLDGTSMACPHVAGGGAVLIANGASASDARQQLRDGADDICRCEADQGYGRLNVAASLGLEEPSTCDGETACQNDDGGGCYITTATAGESDTLDSLRRFRDESMSATPIGRALVGLYYRISPPIATTLADHPNSLTTRATREIVEVCADLSNRQDATDSRAASASLGVVLTALYLLGIAVGASGHAGISLRERIEGA; from the coding sequence GTGGGTCACGTCGTCGGCGTCGTCGCCGATGGCGGCCTCGGCGACGTTCGTGCGGCGGCGGAATCGGTGCGTCGCGAACTCGACTTCGGATCGATCGGAAAGGCGGTCGCGGGCCGGTTCTCCGAGGCGGCGATCGAGGCCCTCGAGAACAACCCGAACGTCCGGTACGTCGAAGAGAACGGCACGATGGAGGCGCTGGCGCAGTCGACGCCGTACGGCATCGAGACCGTCAGGGCCGACGTCGCACACGACGGCGGCTACACCGGCGACGGCGCGGACGTCGCCGTCATCGACACCGGCATCGACGAGGACCACCCGGACCTGGAGGCCAACCTCGGCGCGGGCGCGGACTTCACCGGCACGGGTTCGTGGGACGACGACAACGGCCACGGCACCCACTGTGCGGGCACCGTCGCCGCCGTCGACAACAACGAGGGCGTCGTCGGCGTCGCCCCCGAGGCGACCCTGCACGCCGCGAAGGTACTCGACAGCCAGGGCAGCGGGTACTACGACGACATCGCCGCCGGCATCGAGTGGACGGCCGATCAGGGCTACGACGTCGGGAGCATGAGCCTCGGCGGCAGCGCCTCCTCGGTCGTCGAGGACGCCGTCCAGTACGCCGACAGCGAGGGCGTCCTGCTGGTGGCGGCCGCCGGCAACGACGGCCCCTGTTCGGACTGCGTGAGCCATCCGGCGGCCTACCCGGAGGTCGTCGCCGTCAGCGCGACCGACGAGAACGACGACCTGGCATCGTTCTCCTCGACCGGCCCCGAGATCGAGATCGCCGCACCCGGCGCCGGCGTCTACTCGACGTACAACGATGGCGGCTACAACACGCTCGACGGCACGTCGATGGCGTGCCCGCACGTCGCCGGCGGTGGCGCGGTGTTGATCGCCAACGGCGCCTCCGCCAGCGATGCCCGCCAGCAACTGCGCGACGGGGCCGACGACATCTGCCGGTGTGAGGCGGACCAGGGCTACGGTCGGCTCAACGTCGCGGCCTCGCTCGGCCTCGAGGAGCCGAGCACGTGTGACGGCGAGACCGCGTGTCAGAACGACGACGGCGGCGGCTGTTACATCACGACGGCGACCGCCGGCGAGAGCGACACGCTCGACTCGCTGCGGCGGTTCCGCGACGAGTCGATGTCGGCGACGCCGATCGGGCGCGCGCTCGTCGGACTGTACTACCGGATCAGCCCGCCGATCGCCACGACGCTCGCGGACCACCCCAACAGCCTGACGACCCGCGCGACCCGCGAGATCGTCGAGGTCTGTGCCGACCTGTCGAACCGACAGGACGCGACCGACTCGCGCGCCGCCAGCGCGTCGCTGGGGGTGGTGCTGACCGCGCTGTACCTGCTCGGCATCGCCGTGGGTGCGAGCGGCCACGCCGGCATCAGCCTGCGCGAGCGCATCGAGGGCGCGTAA